Genomic window (Nitrospirales bacterium LBB_01):
TAAATTAATAAGGAATTTTAAGGATTGCAGCACTATAATTTATTCATTTTAAATCTTTTAGGGTATTATTCCTCGCCGCTTGCGGCGTGAATGTGTGTTCAGACATATAAGTAGAGGTAGCGTTTACAGTGCACTGGATTTCTGCTTTCGCAGGAATGACAAGAAAATAAGGAATGACCTTCCCTGCAAGGGGATTCCACTGTAAAATTGCTCTCCCTTGTCATTCCCGCCTCCGAGCGGGAATCCAGTCCTTTTTCTGTATTGCTAATAGTTTTTTTAGTAGATAACACGTTGTTTACGGCGGGGAGATTCAATTTTACAAGATTCTTGTAACCGAGGTTTACAAGATATTCTCCGGCAAAGTTGGATTTTCCAGCCCCGTTTGGTCCGGCTATAATCCACATCCATTTTAACACAATATAGATTATCGCTACGAGCGGGTTGTTTTATCACGTGGCGGCGTATAGACTTCAAGTTTGCCACCTATAGCGTAGTGTGTAGGAATACCGAGAGCGTCATGTTTGGCAGCAGCCTTCCTCGCCGCTTCTGAAAACGACTTTTGTGCAAGCTCAATCAACGCATCAGCATTATCGAAAATGCTGTCGTCATCACATAGAGGCATGTGTTTCACCGCACATTTTACAAAGCGTTTAACTTTGTTTGTTGATTTTGAAATCGTCATATAACTACTATAGCATGTTTTATAGTTTTATGCAACTTAATTCTGCTTGTGGTATCGCTACTTACTCAACAAAACCACAACGGATCTTGGGGCGGCTACGTAATAGCCTTGTTCGTTTATATAAAACTCCTGTCCCACGTCCATTACATCAAGCGGCGACTCAAGGTTTGTGTCCACAACTCGGTGCCATTTTTTCCAGCATGTCGGAGCAGGCAGATTGAATCTTAGGAACTCATGGTAGCTGTTTAATATTATGTATATATCGCCGCTTACGTCACGCCCGGCTATAAACATCGCTATTGTGCGTGAATGCTGCGAAGTGTCGGGTTTATTTACCTCCACTCCGTGCCAACTGATATTTTCCGAGTGAAACCTTTCCGGTCTCAATATTTCGTGTGCTTTACGGAATTTTATAAGCTCCCTGAAAAACCTGAACATATCGGGATTTTCCTCTAACAAGTCCCAATTCAGCCAGCTAATCTCGTTATCCTGACAGTAGGCGTTGTTATTACCCTTCTGTGCGTGCATAAACTCATCGCCGGCTAAGATCATAGGAACCCCGTGTGAAAGAAGCAGTATGGCGGCAAAGTTTTTCATCTGACGGCGTCTTAACATGTTTATAGAGTAGTTGTCGGTTTCACCCTCCCAGCCGCAGTTCCAGCTCCAGTTGTCGTTAGCGCCATCGCGGTTATCCTCGCCGTTTCTTTCGTTATGCTTATAGTCATAAGAGACAAGATCATTTAGCGTAAAACCGTCATGGCAGGTTATAAAGTTAATGCTGTGATAGGGCTCTCGTCCGCTTACTTTGTATAGGTCGGGAGAGCCAATCAGGCGGAGCATCATAGCCGCTGCAAAGCCCTTCTCTCCACGTACAAACCGCCTTACATCGTCTCTGAATTTGCCGTTCCATTCGGCCCACCGTCCCCAGTTTGGAAAAGTGCCGACCTGATAAAGCCCTGCAGCATCCCATGCCTCGGCAATTAGTTTTGTGTTGGCGAGTATAGGGTCAGCCGCAATACGTTCAAGAAGGGGAGGGTCAGTAAGCACTGAGCCGTCCCGACCGCGGCCTAATATGGAGGCTAAATCAAATCTGAAACCATCGACGTGCATCTCCGTTACCCAATACCGCAGCGAGTCCAAAACCATGTTTCTTACCACAGGATGGTTACAGTTTAACGTGTTGCCACAGCCGGAGTAGTTATGATAGTCACCTGTCACTGGATCCACTATATAATAGATTGAGTTGTCAATGCCTTTAAATGAAAATGAGGGCCCAAGCTCATTACCCTCAGCCGTATGGTTAAACACCACATCCAGAATCACCTCTATCCCTGCCTCATGCAGAGCCTTTACCATAGACTTAAACTCCAGCACCTGCGATCCATTTCTGCCGTCACATGCGTAGGAGGATTTAGGCGCAAAAAACGATATTGGCTGATAACCCCAGTAGTTAAAAAGCCGCTTTCCTGTTGTTGGGTCAATACGGTCTGAGTCAATCTCTTCAAATTCCATTATAGGAAGCAGTTCCAACGCAGTAACTCCAAGCTCTTTAAGATATGGGATTTTCTCTATAATTCCACGGTATGTGCCGGTACATTTTGTGCCTGATGACTCGTGAACTGTAAACCCTCTGACGTGCATTTCATAAATTACGGAATCCTTGATGGGAATATTTAACTGTGTGTCATAGCCCCAGTCAAAGTCATCCTCAATGACGATAGAACGGCGAATGTTGTATGGCGTATCGGACTTATCATCCCCTCTGCGTTTATACGTCTTACCCCAGTCGGAGGAGCCGGAAAGAGCCTTAGCGTAGGGGTCTGCCAGCACGTTTCCACAGCAAAATCTGTGCACATTGGGATTGTCGTTAGGTTCTCGTTCTATTGTAAAGCCGTATCGGGTCATTGTGTAAAGGCCTTTTACAAAGACGTGCCAGATGTCTCCAGTCTTATTGTACTGAGAGTCAAGGGGAATCTCCGCAATCGGCTCTCTTTCTCCAGAGGCATAGATAATGAGTATGACGTCGGTTGCATGTTTTGAAAAAATAGCAAAATTTATACCGTCTGCTCTGACTGTTGAGCCAAGCGGATTAGGGCTTCCTCTAAAGATTTCAAGTCCGCCTTTTTTAGACAGTTGTTTACCTTTAGTTTTTTCAAGGGGTTTCATATAAAACGTATCCTTTCATAATTTGAATTTTATCAAAACTGGCGGTTTCTGCGCTCATCAATAAAACTTTTAAGGTAGTTTGTGTAGTTATCATAATTAAGGAGCCGCTCCACATTGTCTTTCATGCGGAATGACCAGTTAGATGCCCCAACAGTGCCCGGAACATTGACGCGTTCATCCTCAGGCTGCGGCATTCTTAAATCATCATGGATGGCAAGGAAATCCTGAAGCGGAAAGATAGTGAGCATAGAGTTTGAGCGCATGTTTCTTCTAATGATTGCCGCTGAAACCTCAGTGGTCAGGTGATGCGGAGCACCGCCATGCAAGTTAAGCAGATAGTAGTACTGATTTTTGTCCCAACCTCCCTCCTCCCACCATCCTCTTAAAACCGATGTGTCATGTACGGATGGTGAGCAGACGCTCAATCGTGGATAGTAACCCGGATCAATGTATGGTGATGACTCTATATGATAGTCACGTGCCCAGCGCTCAACCCTGAGACTCAGAATGTTAAGTTTTTCCAGCACTCCTGGCACACACTTTGGCACTGCTCCCAAATCCTCGGCACAAACAAGCATATCCGTTGTTTCACACATCATACTAAGAAGGGTCAGAGCGTTTTCCCCCCATATTTTTTCATTCTGGGCGGTAGTTCTGTCTATTAACTCACGTAACCGATAGCGCTGCCCGTCATCCATGTTGTGAAACGCACGGCTCTTGTAATATAGCCACGTTGGCTGATAGGAATCCACATCGGGTTTGGGTTGAACCAGAAGGCGGTCACGATAGAGGTCAAGTAGTTTATTTTTAATATCATCATTGTCTTTTAAAGCTAAAATAGCTTTCTCACCATTGCTAACTGAATTAAAGGAGAAATTACCGTCTGAGTCCTCTATAAAGTATGCGTTTATGACGTATTCCGAGGAATTTCCGAAATAGCTTCTAAGGTATGATTTTGTAAAGGATGGATTAGCAAAGGAGCGAACCTGATAATCGGAAAATCCTGCATTCATGATGTTAGACAGCGACATTGATGCACAGGGGTCAAAGTGCCCAAGACGCCCAGTTGTCTCCGTCTCCGGTATCCGCCAGATGCGGAAAAACCCCAGCACGTGATCTATACGGTAGGCGTGGTAGAATTTTGCCGCTTGTTTAAGCCTTGCACGCCAAAAACTGTAGTCTTCTTTTTTAAGCACATCCCAGTTATAACACGGGAAGCCCCAGTTTTGACCGATGTCGGAAAACATATCAGGCGGGGCGCCAGCGCGTCCTTTCAAATCAAAAAGTCTTCTTTCATACCACACATCGGCGCTGTCTTCATTTATCAAAATTGGAATATCACCTT
Coding sequences:
- the glgX gene encoding glycogen debranching protein GlgX; amino-acid sequence: MKPLEKTKGKQLSKKGGLEIFRGSPNPLGSTVRADGINFAIFSKHATDVILIIYASGEREPIAEIPLDSQYNKTGDIWHVFVKGLYTMTRYGFTIEREPNDNPNVHRFCCGNVLADPYAKALSGSSDWGKTYKRRGDDKSDTPYNIRRSIVIEDDFDWGYDTQLNIPIKDSVIYEMHVRGFTVHESSGTKCTGTYRGIIEKIPYLKELGVTALELLPIMEFEEIDSDRIDPTTGKRLFNYWGYQPISFFAPKSSYACDGRNGSQVLEFKSMVKALHEAGIEVILDVVFNHTAEGNELGPSFSFKGIDNSIYYIVDPVTGDYHNYSGCGNTLNCNHPVVRNMVLDSLRYWVTEMHVDGFRFDLASILGRGRDGSVLTDPPLLERIAADPILANTKLIAEAWDAAGLYQVGTFPNWGRWAEWNGKFRDDVRRFVRGEKGFAAAMMLRLIGSPDLYKVSGREPYHSINFITCHDGFTLNDLVSYDYKHNERNGEDNRDGANDNWSWNCGWEGETDNYSINMLRRRQMKNFAAILLLSHGVPMILAGDEFMHAQKGNNNAYCQDNEISWLNWDLLEENPDMFRFFRELIKFRKAHEILRPERFHSENISWHGVEVNKPDTSQHSRTIAMFIAGRDVSGDIYIILNSYHEFLRFNLPAPTCWKKWHRVVDTNLESPLDVMDVGQEFYINEQGYYVAAPRSVVVLLSK
- a CDS encoding 4-alpha-glucanotransferase, whose translation is MKFGEITRFMTGVAIPVFSIKTEENCGTGDFVDLIKFAHFCKKASLDVIQILPVNDTGMDASPYNALSAFALHPIYIRLDALADGDLKWDDSFTTEIAAAKERLNALPRVDYLEVRSFKEAMLKKIYLHNEKKIKSSKLLTKWISENKWVVPYAVYRAIKDTYMFDTWLNWKTMKDPSESDLNNYWKEHETEVLFFAWVQFELEKQLTLVSKTIEEMGLRLKGDIPILINEDSADVWYERRLFDLKGRAGAPPDMFSDIGQNWGFPCYNWDVLKKEDYSFWRARLKQAAKFYHAYRIDHVLGFFRIWRIPETETTGRLGHFDPCASMSLSNIMNAGFSDYQVRSFANPSFTKSYLRSYFGNSSEYVINAYFIEDSDGNFSFNSVSNGEKAILALKDNDDIKNKLLDLYRDRLLVQPKPDVDSYQPTWLYYKSRAFHNMDDGQRYRLRELIDRTTAQNEKIWGENALTLLSMMCETTDMLVCAEDLGAVPKCVPGVLEKLNILSLRVERWARDYHIESSPYIDPGYYPRLSVCSPSVHDTSVLRGWWEEGGWDKNQYYYLLNLHGGAPHHLTTEVSAAIIRRNMRSNSMLTIFPLQDFLAIHDDLRMPQPEDERVNVPGTVGASNWSFRMKDNVERLLNYDNYTNYLKSFIDERRNRQF